From the genome of Bordetella sp. H567, one region includes:
- the gmk gene encoding guanylate kinase, with translation MVVAPSGAGKSSLVRALLQRDPAIRLSVSCTTRAPRPGEQDGREYRFISVADFERMRDEQTLLEWAEVHGNYYGTPVDGIAQATRQGHDVLLEIDWQGARQVRQRFPAAIGIFILPPSIDELESRLKARGQDSDYVIARRLLAAGGEIAHAPECEYVIINQEFSIALNELTQIVNAARLRFSSQAVRHAQLFSQLGISAPH, from the coding sequence ATGGTCGTCGCGCCCAGCGGCGCGGGAAAGTCCAGCCTGGTCCGTGCGCTGCTTCAGCGCGACCCGGCAATCCGGCTGTCCGTTTCCTGCACCACGCGCGCGCCGCGGCCCGGCGAACAGGATGGCCGCGAGTACCGCTTCATCAGCGTTGCCGACTTCGAGCGCATGCGCGACGAACAGACGCTGCTGGAATGGGCCGAAGTGCATGGGAATTACTACGGCACGCCGGTCGACGGCATCGCCCAGGCCACCCGGCAGGGACACGACGTGCTCCTGGAGATCGACTGGCAGGGCGCGCGCCAGGTCCGGCAGCGCTTCCCGGCGGCGATCGGGATTTTCATCCTGCCCCCTTCCATCGACGAACTCGAAAGCCGCCTGAAGGCCCGTGGCCAGGATTCCGACTACGTCATCGCACGCCGGCTGCTGGCGGCGGGCGGTGAAATCGCGCACGCGCCGGAATGCGAATATGTTATTATTAATCAAGAATTTAGCATCGCGTTGAATGAACTTACCCAGATCGTCAACGCCGCCAGGTTGCGCTTCTCCTCTCAAGCAGTCCGCCACGCCCAGCTGTTCTCCCAATTGGGTATCTCGGCGCCCCACTGA
- the rpoZ gene encoding DNA-directed RNA polymerase subunit omega, with amino-acid sequence MARITVEDCLTHIPNRFTLTLAATYRARELAQGHAPRLDSKDKPTVTALREIAGGLTGAEMLRKVPT; translated from the coding sequence ATGGCCCGCATTACCGTTGAAGATTGTCTGACCCACATTCCGAATCGCTTCACGCTGACCCTGGCCGCCACCTATCGCGCCCGCGAGCTGGCGCAGGGCCACGCCCCGCGGCTCGATAGCAAGGACAAACCCACGGTGACCGCGCTGCGGGAAATCGCCGGGGGGCTGACCGGCGCCGAGATGCTGCGTAAAGTGCCGACCTGA
- the glnH gene encoding glutamine ABC transporter substrate-binding protein GlnH: MLNKKFAAMLAGVSVAWFAMAAPASAQGDRELVVATDTAFVPFEFKQGNTYTGFDVDLWAAIAKQLHLKYKLQPMDFNGIIPGLQTNNIDAALAGITIRDDRKQVIDFSDPYYESGLSILVNESNTDIKSAADLAGKTVAVKTGTATVDYMQKNVPTAKLKLFPNIDNAYLELATGRVDAAVHDTPNVQYYANTAGKGRVRVVGNVKSGDFYGIAFPKGSPLVADVNKALATLKSNGEYDAIYAKWFGKKP; the protein is encoded by the coding sequence ATGCTCAATAAGAAATTCGCCGCGATGCTCGCCGGGGTATCGGTGGCCTGGTTCGCCATGGCCGCGCCCGCCTCCGCGCAAGGCGACAGGGAACTGGTGGTCGCGACCGACACGGCGTTCGTTCCTTTCGAGTTCAAGCAAGGCAATACCTACACCGGCTTCGATGTCGACCTGTGGGCCGCCATCGCCAAGCAGCTGCACCTGAAGTACAAGCTGCAGCCCATGGATTTCAACGGCATCATCCCCGGCCTGCAGACCAACAACATCGACGCCGCCCTGGCCGGCATCACCATCCGCGACGACCGCAAGCAGGTGATCGACTTCTCCGATCCCTATTACGAAAGCGGCCTGTCCATCCTGGTCAACGAGAGCAACACCGACATCAAGAGCGCGGCCGACCTGGCCGGCAAGACGGTGGCGGTCAAGACCGGCACGGCGACCGTGGACTACATGCAGAAGAACGTCCCTACCGCCAAGCTCAAGCTGTTCCCCAATATCGACAACGCCTACCTGGAACTGGCCACGGGCCGCGTGGACGCGGCGGTGCATGACACGCCGAATGTCCAGTACTACGCCAATACCGCCGGCAAGGGGCGCGTGCGTGTCGTCGGCAACGTCAAGAGCGGCGACTTCTACGGCATCGCCTTCCCCAAGGGCAGCCCGCTGGTCGCCGACGTGAACAAGGCGCTTGCCACGCTGAAGTCCAACGGCGAATACGACGCCATCTACGCCAAGTGGTTCGGCAAGAAGCCGTAA
- a CDS encoding ABC transporter permease subunit (The N-terminal region of this protein, as described by TIGR01726, is a three transmembrane segment that identifies a subfamily of ABC transporter permease subunits, which specificities that include histidine, arginine, glutamine, glutamate, L-cystine (sic), the opines (in Agrobacterium) octopine and nopaline, etc.), translating into MNFDWSVIWAALPNLLDGTVMTIKITFWGLLGGFALGALAGVIRAYAPAAATLPIENMTFWRAIGRLLPNDGASAARAYLVRYVRALVARVLTCIAVLYVALIRGTPIIVQVMFIYFALPLIAHGLRIDAQLAAILTLMINSGAYIAEIVRGALLSVPRGLKEAGQAMGLPFYKILAHIIGPVAVRRMIPPMGNQCIISLKDSSLFIVIGVAELTRQGQEIMASNFRAVEIWSAVAVIYLIITGLMAVGLRIAEKRMRIL; encoded by the coding sequence GTGAATTTCGATTGGTCCGTGATCTGGGCGGCCCTGCCCAATCTGCTCGACGGAACGGTGATGACGATCAAGATCACCTTCTGGGGCCTGTTGGGCGGGTTCGCGCTGGGCGCGCTGGCGGGTGTCATTCGCGCCTATGCGCCGGCCGCAGCAACGTTGCCGATAGAAAACATGACGTTCTGGCGCGCAATCGGGAGATTGCTGCCGAACGACGGTGCAAGTGCGGCGCGTGCCTACCTGGTGCGTTACGTGCGTGCCCTGGTCGCGCGTGTGCTTACCTGCATCGCGGTGTTGTATGTTGCGCTGATACGCGGTACGCCCATCATCGTGCAGGTGATGTTCATCTATTTCGCCTTGCCACTGATCGCCCACGGCCTGCGCATCGATGCACAACTGGCGGCCATCCTCACGCTGATGATCAATTCGGGTGCCTATATCGCCGAGATCGTACGCGGCGCGCTGTTGTCCGTGCCGCGAGGGCTGAAAGAGGCCGGTCAGGCCATGGGTCTTCCGTTTTATAAGATCCTTGCGCACATCATCGGGCCCGTGGCTGTACGGCGCATGATTCCGCCCATGGGCAATCAGTGCATCATCAGCCTGAAGGATTCGTCGCTGTTCATCGTGATCGGCGTGGCCGAGCTGACCCGCCAGGGGCAGGAGATCATGGCCAGCAACTTCCGCGCGGTCGAAATCTGGTCCGCCGTGGCCGTCATTTATCTGATCATCACGGGCCTCATGGCCGTGGGCCTGCGGATTGCCGAGAAAAGGATGCGCATCCTATGA
- the glnQ gene encoding glutamine ABC transporter ATP-binding protein GlnQ: MSMVEFKNVTKRFGASTVLNGISLNIEAGEVVVVVGPSGSGKSTFLRCINVLETIQDGDLLVDGLSVKGDPAQVREIRREAGMVFQQFNLFPQMTALENVMFGPVHTRGVSRAQARAEAQSLLAKVGLEQRMDHYPSELSGGQQQRVAIARALAIKPKLMLFDEPTSALDPELRHEVLKVMRDLAEEGMTMVVVTHEMEFARRVGSRLIFIDGGKVAHDGNPEALLSNPPSQRLKDFLQHVA; the protein is encoded by the coding sequence ATGAGCATGGTTGAATTCAAGAACGTTACCAAGCGCTTTGGCGCGTCTACCGTCCTGAACGGCATCTCCCTCAATATCGAGGCGGGCGAAGTCGTGGTGGTGGTCGGCCCCTCCGGGTCCGGCAAGTCGACTTTCCTGCGCTGTATCAACGTGCTGGAAACCATCCAGGATGGCGATCTGCTGGTCGATGGGTTGAGCGTCAAGGGCGATCCCGCCCAGGTGCGTGAGATCCGCCGCGAAGCGGGCATGGTTTTCCAGCAGTTCAATCTGTTCCCGCAGATGACGGCGCTGGAAAACGTCATGTTCGGCCCCGTTCATACGCGTGGTGTGTCCCGGGCGCAGGCGCGTGCCGAGGCCCAGTCCCTATTGGCCAAGGTGGGGCTGGAACAGCGCATGGATCACTATCCGTCCGAGCTTTCCGGCGGCCAGCAGCAGCGGGTGGCAATCGCGCGCGCGCTGGCCATCAAGCCGAAGCTGATGTTGTTCGACGAGCCTACGTCGGCCCTGGATCCCGAGCTGCGTCACGAGGTCTTGAAGGTGATGCGCGACCTGGCGGAAGAGGGCATGACCATGGTGGTGGTGACCCACGAGATGGAGTTCGCGCGCCGCGTCGGCAGTCGCCTGATCTTCATCGACGGGGGCAAGGTGGCGCACGACGGCAATCCGGAAGCGCTGCTGTCCAACCCGCCCAGCCAGCGCCTGAAGGATTTCCTGCAGCACGTCGCCTGA
- a CDS encoding SDR family oxidoreductase, which translates to MNQNGRRGEGKVAVVTGAGSGIGRAVALQLLAEGYCVALAGRRPDALEETRAAAGADAQRALAVPTDVCSEVSVHNLFAQAQRAFGRVDVLFNNAGRGAPAVPIEELPVETWRSVVDTNLTGMFLCAQAAIRIMKDQQPRGGRIVNNGSISAHAPRPYSIAYTSTKHAVTGMTKSISLDCRQYDIACGQIDIGNAATPMTERMVAGVLQPDHTVRPEPRMDVAHVAEAVASMVALPLDANVQFMTIMATKMPFLGRG; encoded by the coding sequence ATGAATCAGAACGGCAGGCGCGGCGAGGGCAAAGTGGCGGTTGTGACAGGCGCGGGAAGCGGCATTGGCCGCGCCGTCGCCCTGCAATTGCTGGCTGAAGGCTACTGCGTCGCGCTGGCGGGGCGGCGGCCGGACGCGCTGGAGGAGACGCGCGCCGCCGCCGGCGCGGATGCGCAGCGCGCCCTGGCGGTGCCCACCGATGTCTGCAGCGAGGTGTCCGTACACAATCTGTTCGCCCAGGCGCAGCGTGCTTTCGGGCGGGTGGACGTGCTGTTCAATAACGCCGGCCGCGGCGCGCCGGCGGTGCCCATCGAGGAATTGCCGGTGGAGACCTGGCGCAGCGTGGTCGATACCAACTTGACGGGCATGTTCCTGTGTGCCCAGGCGGCGATCCGCATCATGAAGGATCAGCAGCCGCGTGGCGGTCGCATCGTCAACAACGGTTCGATCTCGGCCCATGCGCCGCGACCCTATTCGATCGCCTACACCTCGACCAAGCACGCGGTGACGGGCATGACCAAGTCGATTTCACTGGACTGCCGTCAATACGATATTGCCTGTGGCCAGATCGACATCGGCAATGCCGCGACGCCGATGACCGAGCGCATGGTGGCGGGCGTCCTGCAGCCGGACCATACCGTACGTCCGGAACCGCGCATGGACGTGGCGCATGTGGCGGAAGCGGTGGCGTCCATGGTGGCGCTGCCGCTGGACGCCAACGTGCAGTTCATGACCATCATGGCCACCAAGATGCCCTTCCTGGGACGCGGCTAG
- a CDS encoding TonB-dependent receptor, with amino-acid sequence MSTSSFPRPRGTAARRFLPSPFALSVSVALAVNATSAASAASTASAAAVASSAPAGSAAPAASAAPPEPAPAITLPTVITTGNPLGSAEVAAPTTVLEGTGLDLRRADTLGQTLDGLPGISTTTYGPMVGRPIIRGMDGDRIRIMNNGLGSVDASSLSFDHAVPLDPMTAGRIEIVRGPAALLYGGNAVGGVVNVIDDRIPTEPVQGIHGQLQGDWGGANNSRSGAVQVKGGDGKFAIRADAFGRKTDALRIPGYARSANLREQDDPDTDQPRGHLPNSDGSVHGGGVGMAWTGDSGYAGLSYSGYDSDYGSVAEDTVRLKMRQERFGATARIDDLDGPFKSLKFDLAYTDYRHREVDDGVTGTLFKNHGYEARVEAQHRDMGPLRGTLGLQASQTRFSALGDESLVPTTNTDSFALFDLEQWDVSNRLSLSLGGRLEYTQLSPSAGDIEKFDAASPRDFTAGSLALGGIYKLDSVWSLAANVSYTERAPTFYELYANGPHDATGQYLIGDPSLSKERSYSGDLGLRFKDGPHHGSFGVFYSHFRNYITEVNTGLFVDDEGKVVPGGTDDALSQAIYRGVPADFYGFEAEGSFRVLGRDAHKLDMRLSGDYTNARNSDTGQPLPRIPPLRLGWGLEYAHGAWGAGVSFTKAFAQHRHPDNDDGTKGYYRVDADLTYAFRIDKTQWQAYLRGTNLTNQEIRYSTSVLRDVAPEGGRAVMLGVLASF; translated from the coding sequence ATGTCCACTTCGTCCTTCCCCAGGCCGCGCGGCACCGCCGCCCGCCGCTTCCTTCCCTCGCCATTTGCCCTGTCCGTCAGCGTCGCGCTCGCCGTGAACGCCACATCCGCGGCGAGCGCGGCATCGACGGCCAGTGCGGCAGCTGTCGCCAGTTCGGCACCGGCCGGCAGTGCCGCGCCGGCGGCCAGTGCGGCACCACCCGAGCCCGCCCCGGCCATAACCCTGCCCACCGTCATCACCACCGGCAATCCGCTGGGCAGCGCCGAAGTAGCGGCGCCCACCACGGTGCTCGAAGGCACTGGCCTGGATCTGCGCCGCGCCGACACGCTGGGGCAGACGCTGGACGGCCTGCCCGGCATATCCACCACTACCTACGGCCCCATGGTGGGCCGTCCGATCATCCGCGGCATGGATGGCGACCGCATACGCATCATGAACAATGGCCTGGGGTCGGTGGATGCCTCGTCGCTTTCCTTCGATCATGCCGTGCCGCTGGATCCCATGACGGCCGGCCGCATCGAAATCGTGCGCGGTCCCGCCGCACTGCTCTACGGCGGCAACGCCGTAGGCGGCGTGGTGAACGTCATCGACGACCGCATCCCTACCGAACCGGTCCAAGGCATCCATGGCCAACTCCAGGGCGACTGGGGCGGCGCCAACAACAGCCGCTCGGGTGCTGTGCAAGTAAAGGGCGGGGACGGCAAGTTCGCCATCCGCGCCGACGCCTTCGGCCGCAAGACCGACGCGCTGCGCATTCCCGGCTACGCCCGATCCGCGAACCTTCGTGAGCAGGACGACCCGGATACCGACCAGCCGCGGGGCCACCTGCCCAACAGCGACGGTTCCGTGCACGGCGGCGGCGTCGGCATGGCGTGGACCGGAGACAGCGGCTACGCCGGTCTTTCCTACAGCGGCTACGACTCGGATTACGGCTCGGTGGCCGAGGACACGGTACGGCTGAAAATGCGCCAGGAACGTTTCGGCGCGACCGCCAGGATCGACGACCTGGACGGACCGTTCAAGAGCCTGAAGTTCGACCTCGCCTACACCGACTACCGGCACCGCGAAGTGGACGACGGCGTCACGGGCACCCTCTTCAAGAATCACGGCTACGAAGCGCGCGTCGAAGCGCAGCATCGGGACATGGGCCCGCTGCGCGGCACGCTCGGTCTGCAGGCCAGCCAGACCCGATTTTCCGCGCTCGGCGACGAAAGCCTGGTACCCACGACGAATACGGATTCCTTCGCGCTGTTCGACCTGGAACAGTGGGACGTCTCCAATCGGCTGAGCCTCAGCCTGGGCGGCAGGCTGGAATACACGCAGCTTTCGCCATCCGCCGGCGACATCGAAAAATTCGACGCCGCCTCACCGCGCGATTTCACCGCGGGCAGCCTGGCCCTGGGCGGCATCTATAAGCTGGACAGCGTATGGTCGCTGGCCGCCAACGTCTCCTATACCGAGCGGGCGCCCACGTTCTATGAGCTGTACGCCAACGGACCGCACGACGCGACCGGACAATACCTGATCGGCGATCCCTCGCTATCCAAGGAACGCTCCTACTCCGGCGACCTGGGACTGCGCTTCAAGGACGGCCCGCACCATGGCAGCTTCGGCGTGTTCTACAGCCACTTCCGCAACTACATCACCGAGGTCAACACGGGATTGTTCGTCGACGATGAAGGCAAGGTTGTGCCGGGCGGCACGGACGATGCCTTATCGCAGGCGATATACCGCGGGGTGCCCGCCGATTTCTACGGCTTCGAAGCCGAAGGCAGCTTCCGCGTCCTGGGCCGCGACGCGCACAAGCTCGATATGCGGCTTTCCGGTGACTACACCAACGCGCGCAATAGCGATACCGGCCAACCGCTGCCCCGGATCCCACCCTTGCGGCTGGGCTGGGGCTTGGAGTACGCCCACGGCGCCTGGGGTGCCGGCGTCTCGTTCACGAAGGCGTTCGCGCAGCACCGGCATCCCGACAATGACGACGGCACGAAGGGGTACTACCGTGTGGATGCCGACTTGACCTATGCCTTCCGCATCGACAAGACGCAATGGCAGGCCTACCTGCGCGGTACCAATCTGACGAACCAGGAAATTCGCTACTCGACGTCGGTGCTGCGCGACGTCGCGCCGGAGGGAGGACGTGCGGTGATGCTGGGCGTGCTTGCCAGCTTCTAG
- a CDS encoding C40 family peptidase, whose protein sequence is MTPPTRRYSLFRLLLPSTLLTIALATLPGTAGAMISPDAFGSLQGLSATDLPTVPSLRDRVVAAGLDALGTRYRWGGDDPDTGFDCSGLVTFIYKEVAGLDLPRRARDQRAEGHAVKATQLQPGDLVFFGIRRNNQTSHVGIYIGNNEFVHAPTRGEKVRIDTLDSAYWSKRFTGARRYIAPGGDAPLALASNSR, encoded by the coding sequence ATGACGCCGCCGACGAGACGCTATTCTCTTTTCCGACTCCTCCTCCCCTCCACCCTGCTGACCATCGCCCTCGCCACGCTGCCCGGCACTGCCGGCGCGATGATTTCGCCAGACGCCTTCGGCTCGCTGCAGGGCCTGTCCGCCACCGACCTGCCCACCGTTCCCTCGCTGCGCGACCGCGTCGTCGCGGCCGGCCTGGACGCCTTGGGCACCCGCTACCGCTGGGGCGGCGACGACCCCGATACAGGGTTCGATTGCAGCGGCCTGGTCACCTTTATCTATAAGGAAGTGGCCGGCCTGGACTTGCCGCGCCGTGCCCGCGACCAGCGGGCCGAAGGCCATGCCGTGAAAGCGACGCAGTTGCAGCCCGGCGATCTGGTCTTCTTCGGTATCCGCCGGAATAACCAGACTTCCCATGTAGGCATCTATATCGGCAACAACGAATTCGTCCACGCGCCTACGCGCGGCGAAAAAGTCCGCATCGATACGCTGGACAGCGCCTACTGGTCCAAGCGATTCACCGGCGCGCGCCGCTACATCGCGCCCGGCGGCGACGCCCCTTTGGCCCTGGCGTCCAACTCGCGCTAG
- a CDS encoding putative adhesin, with the protein MPNQPVFKPRITSHLNTHPSVPRPPSYEAYFKDHFPAQPLPDGKYIRTHPLHYGRYILWKGTRNADLIISSHGSRSLAGERNRYNPEFKNLVPPGMALHFYGPDYAPISTFNIHQAFMNDKVIARPYEIKSDGQAYVDYALSKFQGPPESYDKVRNCLPLYDIVTIEQASVRGPSDHVMLSELIKDLLLKGHRYTRIHCFFCRSLSKSAIAKYPELAKLVKPVYRVP; encoded by the coding sequence ATGCCCAATCAGCCCGTGTTCAAGCCTCGTATCACGAGTCATCTAAACACGCACCCATCCGTGCCCCGGCCTCCTTCCTATGAGGCTTACTTCAAGGACCACTTCCCGGCCCAGCCTCTGCCGGACGGCAAATATATCCGCACGCATCCCCTGCATTACGGAAGGTATATCCTGTGGAAGGGAACGAGGAATGCCGACCTGATTATTTCTTCTCATGGCAGCCGTTCGTTGGCCGGCGAACGCAACAGGTACAACCCTGAGTTCAAGAACCTTGTGCCGCCAGGTATGGCCCTGCATTTCTATGGGCCGGATTACGCGCCGATTTCGACTTTCAATATTCACCAAGCGTTCATGAACGACAAGGTGATTGCTCGTCCATACGAAATCAAGTCCGACGGACAGGCCTATGTGGATTACGCGCTCAGCAAGTTTCAGGGCCCGCCCGAAAGCTATGACAAGGTGCGGAACTGCCTGCCCTTATATGACATCGTCACCATAGAGCAAGCGTCCGTGCGCGGCCCGAGCGATCATGTGATGCTATCCGAGCTGATCAAGGACCTGCTTTTGAAAGGTCACCGGTATACCCGTATCCACTGCTTTTTCTGCCGCTCGCTTTCGAAATCGGCGATCGCCAAGTATCCGGAACTGGCGAAGCTGGTCAAGCCTGTCTACCGGGTGCCTTGA
- a CDS encoding RelA/SpoT family protein: MAFPALKYASTGLLAALRAGSRLGRRPGRKSGKTAPSPIAAAVQQAAETPASAPIASLAPLTEIISKYLDPKDVERVREAYRFADQAHLGQFRASGAPYISHPIAVTEICAGWKLDANALSAALLHDVMEDQGVTKHELAERFSPEVAELVDGLSKLDRLDFATKAEQQAESFRKMLLAMARDVRVILIKLADRVHNMRTLDAVAPEKRRRIARETLDIYAPIAHRLGLNLLFRELQDLCFAAMYPNRYHVLYKAVLAARGNRREVIGKIEDAVRAALPAAGIEADVSGREKTLYGIYRKMVDQKKTFSEVLDIYGFRVIVHTLPECYLALGTLHQLYRPVPGKFKDYIAIPKVNGYQSLHTTLVGPYGTPVEFQFRTRDMHHVAEEGVASHWLYKSADVSLNDLQKRTHQWLQSLLDIQSQTGDSGEFLEHVKVDLFPDAVYVFTPHGKIISLPRGATPVDFAYAIHTDIGNQAVAAKVNNEFIPLRTELSSGDTVEIITSPASRPNAQWLNYVRTGRARSEIRHYLRTVKYAESVAFGERLLTQALQELHLSLPPGDDPEWEKLARSSGASSRDEILADIGLGKRLAAVVARRFAPEHELIATTAAAVDEITAARSAPILIQGNEGQAVQLAPCCGPLPGDPIIAGMRLGHGLVVHTSDCPVAARQRAREPERWINVAWDTQTAKHLSTRLDIVTRNERGVLGRLAAEITATDANIVHVTMHDDAVATVSLHVTVQVDSRKHLAQVIRAIRHVPQVQKIVRVKG; encoded by the coding sequence ATGGCCTTCCCCGCACTGAAATATGCCTCTACCGGTTTGCTGGCTGCCCTGCGCGCCGGCTCACGGCTGGGCCGCCGGCCGGGGCGCAAGTCCGGAAAAACCGCGCCCTCGCCCATCGCCGCCGCGGTCCAGCAGGCTGCCGAGACGCCGGCATCGGCACCTATCGCTTCGCTGGCGCCGCTGACGGAAATCATCAGCAAATACCTGGACCCCAAGGATGTCGAGCGGGTTCGGGAAGCCTATCGCTTCGCGGACCAGGCGCACCTGGGGCAATTCCGCGCCAGCGGCGCGCCCTATATATCCCATCCGATCGCCGTCACGGAAATCTGCGCGGGCTGGAAGCTGGACGCCAACGCACTATCGGCCGCGCTGCTGCACGACGTCATGGAAGACCAGGGCGTCACCAAGCATGAACTGGCTGAACGCTTCAGCCCCGAAGTCGCCGAACTCGTGGACGGCCTGTCCAAACTGGACCGGCTGGATTTCGCCACCAAGGCCGAACAGCAGGCGGAAAGCTTTCGCAAAATGCTGCTGGCCATGGCCCGCGATGTACGGGTCATCCTGATCAAGCTGGCCGATCGCGTACACAACATGCGCACCCTGGATGCCGTGGCGCCGGAAAAGCGCCGCCGCATCGCCCGCGAAACGCTGGACATCTACGCGCCCATCGCGCATCGCCTTGGGCTGAACCTGCTTTTCCGCGAACTGCAGGATCTATGCTTCGCGGCCATGTATCCCAACCGCTACCACGTCCTGTACAAGGCCGTCCTGGCGGCACGCGGCAACCGTCGCGAAGTCATCGGCAAGATCGAGGACGCCGTGCGCGCCGCCCTGCCCGCCGCCGGCATCGAAGCCGATGTCAGCGGACGCGAGAAGACCCTGTATGGCATCTACCGCAAGATGGTGGACCAGAAGAAAACCTTTTCGGAAGTCCTGGACATCTATGGTTTCCGGGTCATCGTCCATACGCTGCCGGAATGCTATCTGGCGCTGGGCACCCTGCACCAGCTATACCGTCCGGTGCCGGGCAAGTTCAAGGACTACATCGCCATCCCCAAGGTGAATGGCTATCAATCGCTGCATACCACGCTGGTAGGCCCCTACGGCACGCCGGTGGAATTCCAGTTCCGCACCCGCGACATGCATCACGTGGCCGAGGAAGGCGTCGCATCGCACTGGCTGTACAAGAGCGCCGATGTCTCGCTGAACGATCTGCAAAAGCGCACGCACCAGTGGCTGCAGTCCCTGCTGGACATCCAAAGCCAGACGGGCGATTCCGGCGAGTTCCTGGAACACGTCAAGGTGGACCTCTTCCCGGACGCGGTCTATGTGTTTACGCCGCACGGCAAGATCATTTCGCTGCCGCGCGGGGCCACGCCGGTGGACTTCGCCTATGCCATCCATACGGACATCGGCAACCAGGCGGTGGCGGCCAAGGTTAACAACGAATTCATTCCCTTGCGCACGGAACTGTCCAGCGGCGATACGGTGGAAATCATCACGTCCCCGGCATCGCGCCCCAATGCACAATGGCTGAACTACGTGCGCACGGGCCGCGCGCGTTCGGAAATCCGCCACTACCTGCGCACCGTCAAGTACGCGGAATCCGTGGCCTTCGGCGAACGCCTGTTGACGCAAGCCCTGCAGGAACTGCATCTATCGCTGCCGCCGGGCGACGATCCTGAATGGGAAAAGCTGGCGCGCAGCTCCGGCGCCAGTTCGCGCGACGAAATCCTGGCCGATATCGGCCTGGGCAAGCGTCTGGCGGCCGTTGTCGCGCGGCGCTTTGCGCCGGAACACGAACTCATCGCCACCACCGCAGCCGCGGTGGACGAAATCACCGCGGCGCGCAGTGCGCCCATCCTGATCCAGGGCAACGAAGGCCAGGCCGTGCAGCTGGCGCCTTGCTGCGGCCCCCTGCCCGGGGACCCCATCATCGCCGGCATGCGGTTGGGCCATGGGCTGGTCGTACATACCTCGGACTGTCCCGTGGCTGCGCGCCAACGCGCGCGCGAACCGGAACGCTGGATCAACGTGGCCTGGGATACGCAAACCGCCAAGCACTTGTCCACGCGGCTGGACATCGTCACACGCAACGAGCGCGGCGTACTGGGGCGGCTGGCGGCGGAAATCACGGCCACCGACGCCAATATCGTGCATGTCACCATGCACGATGACGCGGTGGCCACGGTTTCCCTGCATGTCACCGTGCAGGTGGACAGCCGCAAGCATCTGGCTCAGGTCATACGGGCCATCCGCCACGTGCCCCAGGTGCAGAAAATCGTCCGCGTGAAGGGCTGA